One genomic window of Campylobacter curvus includes the following:
- a CDS encoding YbaK/EbsC family protein: protein MSQRIFESIKELLSSQNAKFRVVSHAEARTSEEVARLRNTELGQGAKALVCSIKGVNLDALGDIVCSAPSHLRLADDKPRMKANKIFVLAVLPADHKANLDALTTALGGTKASLASPSEVLELTDCVFGSVPPFSFHKNLLLIADPSLFERYEEIAFNAGLLDHSIILNAKDYEKIVRPKLVKFAMIDQEM from the coding sequence ATGTCACAGAGAATTTTTGAAAGTATAAAGGAGCTTTTGAGCTCGCAAAACGCTAAATTTAGAGTGGTTTCGCATGCGGAGGCTAGGACTAGCGAAGAAGTGGCCAGACTGCGAAATACCGAGCTAGGACAAGGAGCCAAGGCGTTAGTTTGTTCTATCAAAGGGGTAAATTTAGACGCTCTTGGCGATATAGTCTGCAGTGCCCCGTCTCATTTGCGGCTTGCCGACGATAAACCTAGGATGAAAGCTAATAAAATTTTCGTCCTGGCAGTGCTTCCGGCCGATCATAAAGCAAATTTAGACGCCCTTACGACTGCGCTTGGCGGCACAAAAGCGAGCTTGGCAAGCCCATCAGAAGTGCTAGAACTAACAGACTGCGTTTTTGGCTCGGTGCCGCCATTTAGCTTCCATAAAAATTTACTATTAATCGCCGATCCTAGCTTGTTTGAAAGGTATGAGGAGATCGCTTTTAACGCGGGATTACTTGATCATTCTATCATTTTAAACGCAAAAGACTACGAAAAGATAGTGAGACCAAAACTGGTAAAATTTGCGATGATCGATCAAGAAATGTAG
- a CDS encoding pseudouridine synthase codes for MRLNKFISHNTSYSRREADELIKSGKVSVNNKLVSELATSVSDEDKVKIGGRLVKLKKDFTMIVYHKQKGELVTKKDDRGRKTIYDALPESFAKFVSIGRLDYASEGLLLLTDAPAIATALMGSDIEREYYLKVKGEITDEVKAAMREGFFAADASKGAHAKSKIKSMEFKPFVAFDIFGSSGGYTKFRVIINEGQNRELRRFFGYFDLEVMDLKRVSFGRVDLGMLKPGKWRYFENGEYEDLRDFLKANDIRY; via the coding sequence ATGAGGCTGAATAAATTCATATCGCATAACACGAGTTACTCGCGTAGAGAGGCTGACGAGCTCATAAAATCGGGCAAAGTAAGCGTCAATAACAAACTTGTTAGCGAGCTGGCGACGAGCGTTAGCGACGAGGACAAGGTCAAGATCGGCGGGCGACTCGTGAAGCTAAAAAAGGACTTTACGATGATCGTCTATCATAAGCAAAAGGGCGAACTCGTCACCAAAAAAGACGATCGCGGACGCAAGACGATCTACGATGCGTTGCCCGAGAGCTTTGCTAAATTTGTCAGTATCGGGCGGCTTGATTACGCTAGCGAGGGGCTTTTGCTACTCACTGATGCGCCTGCGATCGCCACGGCTCTCATGGGCAGTGACATCGAGCGCGAATACTATCTAAAAGTCAAAGGCGAGATCACCGATGAGGTCAAAGCTGCGATGCGCGAGGGCTTTTTCGCCGCTGATGCGAGCAAGGGTGCGCACGCAAAGAGCAAGATAAAGTCGATGGAATTTAAGCCTTTTGTTGCGTTTGACATCTTTGGCTCAAGCGGCGGATATACGAAATTTCGCGTCATCATAAACGAAGGGCAAAACCGCGAGCTAAGGCGGTTTTTTGGCTATTTTGACCTAGAAGTCATGGATCTAAAACGCGTCAGCTTTGGTCGCGTGGATCTTGGAATGCTAAAACCCGGTAAATGGCGATACTTTGAAAACGGCGAATATGAAGATTTGAGAGATTTTTTGAAAGCCAATGATATAAGATATTAA
- the ung gene encoding uracil-DNA glycosylase, translating into MQVNLEDVKIEPSWKDALKGEFLSPYFGDIKEKLIGAKRAGVVYPPSNLIFNAFNLTPFDAVKVVILGQDPYHGPNQAMGLSFSVPSGMRIPPSLVNIYKEIYDDLGIREPNSGDLTYWAKQGVLLLNASLTVGANMANSHSGFGWQIFTDAVIKILSRERENIVFLLWGNPAKAKIPLIDTNKHLVLTAAHPSPLARGAFFGCRHFSKTNFYLTQHAKTPIDWDLNNFKFRLS; encoded by the coding sequence ATGCAGGTAAATTTAGAAGATGTAAAAATCGAGCCAAGCTGGAAAGATGCCTTGAAAGGTGAGTTTTTGAGCCCGTATTTTGGTGATATAAAAGAAAAGCTAATAGGTGCAAAAAGAGCTGGTGTTGTCTATCCGCCGTCAAATTTGATATTTAATGCTTTTAATCTAACACCGTTTGATGCCGTAAAGGTCGTCATACTTGGACAAGACCCTTATCACGGTCCTAATCAAGCCATGGGACTAAGCTTTTCAGTCCCAAGCGGTATGAGGATCCCACCAAGTCTTGTAAATATATATAAAGAAATTTACGATGATTTGGGTATCCGCGAGCCAAATTCTGGCGATCTGACGTATTGGGCGAAGCAGGGTGTTTTGTTGCTGAACGCTTCACTAACTGTTGGCGCTAACATGGCAAATTCGCATAGTGGTTTTGGCTGGCAAATTTTCACCGATGCAGTCATTAAAATTTTAAGCCGTGAGCGTGAAAATATCGTGTTTCTACTCTGGGGCAATCCCGCAAAAGCTAAAATCCCACTCATCGATACTAACAAACACTTAGTGCTAACAGCCGCTCATCCAAGTCCTTTGGCGCGCGGTGCATTTTTTGGCTGCCGTCACTTTTCTAAGACAAATTTTTATCTTACGCAGCATGCAAAGACACCGATAGATTGGGATCTGAATAATTTCAAATTTAGGCTTTCCTAA
- a CDS encoding replication-associated recombination protein A, translating to MQAFALRFRPQKLDDIYGQSDIVAVFKKFIANEKIPHSIFYGLAGCGKTSFARAIAAEMSYDFYEFDGGNLKVEEFRKILKNYENALNKPIFFIDEIHRLSKTQQEALLIPMENYRAIIIGASTENPFFTLSSGIRSRSMLFEFKPLNSRDFERLLTRVSDEIKFDIDDEAKEYLFKSSGGDARSFLNLLEFALSLGTNITLENLKILRANAVSEGVSEDDTHYHLASAFIKSLRGSDENAVIYYLARLIDAGESADFIARRMVIFASEDIGNANPNALNLAVSTLTAVSKIGYPEARIILSQCAVYLAHSPKSNSSYLAINSALKYVKNEQPLKIPPYLVNTDPQIKNYLYPHDFGGWVEQKYLEKPLKFYESKGIGFEKTLDEWIGKIKIKK from the coding sequence TTGCAAGCCTTTGCTTTACGCTTCCGTCCCCAAAAGCTCGATGATATCTACGGACAAAGCGATATAGTCGCCGTCTTTAAAAAATTTATAGCAAACGAAAAGATCCCGCACAGTATATTTTACGGACTTGCAGGCTGTGGTAAAACGAGCTTTGCACGAGCTATTGCGGCAGAGATGAGCTATGATTTTTATGAGTTTGACGGGGGCAATCTGAAGGTAGAAGAATTTCGCAAAATTTTAAAAAACTATGAAAACGCCCTAAATAAGCCGATATTTTTCATCGATGAGATCCACCGCCTGAGCAAAACCCAGCAAGAAGCCCTACTCATCCCGATGGAAAACTACCGTGCTATAATAATCGGTGCAAGCACGGAAAACCCATTTTTTACGCTAAGCTCCGGTATCCGTAGCCGCTCGATGCTATTTGAATTCAAGCCCCTTAACTCACGCGACTTTGAGAGGCTACTAACGCGTGTTAGCGACGAGATAAAATTTGATATAGACGACGAAGCTAAGGAGTATCTTTTTAAAAGTAGCGGTGGAGACGCAAGGAGCTTTCTAAATTTACTCGAATTCGCGCTGAGTCTGGGCACTAACATAACGCTTGAAAATCTCAAAATTCTACGTGCAAATGCCGTTAGTGAAGGCGTGAGCGAGGACGATACGCACTACCATTTAGCAAGCGCATTTATAAAAAGTCTGCGAGGTAGCGACGAGAACGCCGTTATTTATTACCTTGCGCGGCTCATCGATGCCGGCGAGAGTGCGGACTTTATCGCGCGCAGAATGGTGATATTTGCGAGCGAAGATATCGGTAACGCTAATCCAAACGCCCTAAATTTAGCTGTCAGCACGCTAACAGCTGTTAGTAAGATAGGCTATCCGGAAGCGCGCATAATCCTCTCTCAATGCGCCGTCTATCTAGCTCACTCGCCAAAGTCGAATTCAAGCTATTTAGCTATAAACAGCGCCTTAAAATACGTCAAAAACGAGCAACCTCTTAAAATCCCACCGTATCTCGTCAATACGGATCCGCAGATCAAAAACTACCTTTACCCGCATGATTTTGGTGGCTGGGTCGAGCAAAAATATCTCGAAAAGCCGCTGAAATTTTACGAAAGCAAGGGCATAGGCTTTGAAAAAACGCTTGATGAGTGGATCGGTAAGATAAAAATTAAAAAGTAG
- a CDS encoding KpsF/GutQ family sugar-phosphate isomerase: protein MQNMQDIAAEVLKIEANELLRHASNLGSEIEEAVNLMYNAKGKVIVTGVGKSGHIGAKIAATLASTGTPSFFIHPTEAMHGDLGMIDKNDVVLAISFSGESDELVKILPHIKRFGVKIIAMARSRASSLGKFSDAFICLDIVREACPLNVAPTTSTTLTLALGDALAVCLMTKRGFKKEDFANFHPGGSLGKRLFLKVKNVMRSENLPIVSDDVSLKNAIDTMTHGKLGNVLLVNLKGELVAVLSDGDLRRALMSEKFDINEKAIKYATKSPKTLSDPEMLAIDALKLIEEYKIQILIVVDNACKPIGVLHIHDLANLGL from the coding sequence ATGCAAAATATGCAAGACATCGCCGCCGAGGTGCTAAAAATCGAAGCTAATGAGCTACTGCGCCATGCGTCAAATTTAGGTAGCGAGATAGAGGAAGCCGTAAATTTGATGTATAACGCAAAGGGCAAGGTCATCGTCACGGGCGTGGGCAAAAGCGGACACATCGGTGCAAAGATTGCCGCGACACTTGCCAGCACGGGCACGCCTAGCTTTTTCATCCATCCGACCGAGGCGATGCACGGAGACCTTGGTATGATCGATAAAAACGATGTCGTTTTAGCGATAAGTTTTAGCGGTGAGAGCGATGAGCTGGTTAAAATTTTGCCTCACATCAAACGCTTTGGCGTAAAAATCATCGCGATGGCAAGGAGTAGGGCAAGCTCGCTTGGTAAATTTAGCGACGCGTTCATCTGCCTTGACATCGTGCGCGAGGCGTGCCCGCTAAATGTCGCGCCGACCACATCGACGACGCTCACGCTCGCACTTGGCGACGCGCTTGCGGTTTGCTTGATGACAAAGCGCGGGTTTAAGAAAGAAGACTTTGCAAATTTTCATCCGGGCGGCAGCCTTGGCAAGCGGCTGTTTTTAAAGGTAAAAAACGTGATGAGAAGCGAGAATTTGCCGATCGTTAGTGACGATGTTAGTCTTAAAAACGCTATAGATACGATGACGCACGGCAAGCTTGGCAACGTGCTGTTAGTAAATTTAAAGGGCGAGTTAGTAGCGGTTTTAAGTGATGGCGACTTGCGGCGTGCGCTGATGAGTGAAAAATTTGACATCAACGAGAAGGCGATAAAATACGCCACAAAATCGCCAAAAACGCTGTCAGATCCCGAAATGCTGGCAATCGACGCGTTAAAACTCATAGAAGAGTATAAAATTCAAATTTTGATCGTAGTTGATAACGCATGCAAACCTATCGGCGTGCTGCATATCCACGATCTGGCAAATTTAGGACTATAA
- a CDS encoding TonB-dependent receptor domain-containing protein, which translates to MCKLSKVTAIILFGVSSATAQMGGGSDVNSKRTDSNTTIATVRLDTVSIMANRSETDVAKYAGQVSILNQNDLVKSPSIIEDLGSVPGVQLGNDFGRQVGQYFNIRGFGYQSEARVIIEQDGIKRSASLFSNQISSFRVDNDLLKRVEVVKGASSVLHGSGAIGGIVSMQTKGVNDFINPGSDYGVTIGHRQESNHMNSNRAAIALRPVENFGFVLYGKHADFGTMKMAKDGKRTGIKYAINDERINTVFAKTEWAITDEHSIEASVFNYHENFITGWQSLYWSEPGALPTVGRLKQRDYSVMYKYTPLNNNWVNLSLQYYNARAQNHRIRSGILRRQPILIDYVNKDDRWGMRLKNESVFATGWLEHRLVTGVDYEHRKEDAIFLYNGEPSDFGSFPNFYKDLGIYAQDVFDVGKFEFTLGGRFDKFKRGVKLPGRSTSSESRFSPKFAVAYEVLDGVNLLAGYAETFRSPTPNETSPIGPLNPHYWYMSNPQLKPELAKEYELGFSIDKQNLLGDDELYFKATYYNGNIKDMIALQAKPGNPPFDPDAPNRRYGMYENVDHAKRHGIEVESKYAINNLVFSLGYDHTKIYDKATKKILTVYADKLTLGALYKYQPWGLSMGADVTHWFKPNNDEKEFVSQGVTYKNNDETFTIVNLKGKWEPKNFDSYLLNKGLKISFGINNLFNKEYIFPNGVKKTSRVGKGRNFYIDFEKTF; encoded by the coding sequence ATGTGTAAATTAAGCAAAGTTACCGCCATTATTTTATTTGGCGTATCTTCTGCCACAGCACAAATGGGGGGGGGTTCGGACGTAAATTCTAAACGAACCGACTCAAACACGACCATCGCGACAGTCAGGCTCGATACGGTCTCGATCATGGCAAATAGGAGCGAAACCGATGTCGCAAAATACGCAGGTCAGGTCAGTATCTTAAATCAAAATGACTTGGTAAAATCGCCCTCTATTATCGAAGATCTAGGCTCTGTTCCTGGTGTGCAGCTTGGAAATGACTTTGGTCGGCAGGTCGGTCAGTATTTCAACATCCGCGGCTTTGGCTATCAAAGCGAAGCCCGCGTCATCATCGAACAAGACGGTATTAAGCGCTCTGCATCACTCTTTTCAAACCAAATTTCAAGCTTTCGCGTCGATAATGACTTGCTAAAACGCGTCGAAGTCGTAAAGGGTGCATCATCTGTGCTTCACGGCAGTGGCGCGATCGGTGGTATCGTTAGCATGCAGACAAAAGGCGTAAATGACTTCATAAACCCGGGTAGCGACTACGGCGTTACGATAGGCCATCGTCAAGAGAGCAATCACATGAATTCAAACCGCGCTGCCATAGCTTTGCGACCGGTAGAAAATTTCGGATTTGTGCTTTATGGCAAGCACGCGGACTTTGGCACGATGAAGATGGCAAAGGACGGCAAGAGAACGGGTATAAAGTATGCGATAAACGATGAACGCATAAATACCGTCTTTGCAAAGACTGAGTGGGCGATCACTGATGAGCATAGCATAGAAGCTAGCGTGTTTAACTATCATGAGAATTTCATCACCGGTTGGCAGTCGCTTTACTGGTCGGAGCCCGGGGCACTACCGACGGTCGGACGGCTAAAACAGCGCGATTACAGCGTGATGTATAAATATACTCCGCTTAATAACAACTGGGTAAATTTGTCGCTTCAGTATTATAATGCAAGGGCTCAAAATCATAGGATAAGATCCGGTATATTAAGACGCCAGCCGATTTTAATTGATTACGTCAATAAAGACGACAGATGGGGGATGAGGCTAAAAAATGAGAGTGTTTTTGCCACGGGCTGGCTGGAGCATAGGCTGGTAACCGGCGTTGATTACGAGCATAGGAAAGAAGACGCGATATTTTTGTATAACGGCGAACCGTCTGACTTTGGCTCGTTTCCAAATTTTTACAAAGACCTTGGTATCTACGCTCAAGATGTCTTTGATGTGGGAAAATTTGAATTTACCCTTGGCGGGCGTTTTGATAAATTTAAACGCGGTGTGAAGCTACCGGGTAGGAGCACGAGCTCGGAGTCTAGATTTTCTCCTAAATTTGCCGTTGCTTACGAGGTGCTTGATGGTGTAAATTTACTCGCCGGATACGCCGAGACCTTTAGAAGTCCTACGCCAAACGAGACCTCTCCTATTGGCCCGCTAAATCCGCATTACTGGTATATGTCAAACCCTCAGCTAAAACCGGAGCTTGCAAAAGAGTATGAGCTTGGCTTTTCTATCGACAAGCAAAATTTACTCGGCGATGACGAGCTGTATTTTAAGGCGACTTACTACAATGGCAATATCAAAGATATGATAGCTTTGCAAGCAAAACCTGGTAATCCGCCATTTGATCCAGACGCACCCAATAGGCGCTATGGTATGTATGAAAATGTCGATCACGCAAAGCGTCATGGCATCGAGGTCGAGTCAAAATATGCCATAAACAATCTCGTCTTCTCTCTAGGCTACGACCACACTAAAATTTATGATAAAGCAACCAAAAAGATACTCACCGTCTATGCTGACAAGCTGACATTGGGTGCGCTTTATAAATATCAGCCTTGGGGGCTTAGCATGGGTGCTGATGTGACGCATTGGTTCAAACCTAATAACGATGAAAAAGAATTCGTTTCACAGGGTGTGACCTACAAAAACAACGACGAGACTTTCACGATCGTAAATTTAAAAGGCAAATGGGAGCCGAAGAATTTTGATAGCTATTTGCTAAATAAAGGGCTTAAAATCAGCTTTGGTATAAATAATCTCTTCAATAAAGAATACATCTTCCCAAACGGAGTAAAAAAGACCTCAAGAGTCGGCAAAGGACGAAATTTTTATATAGACTTTGAAAAGACGTTTTAG
- a CDS encoding DUF5339 family protein: MKKSLLAIAFLSAMSISATAADLSPTCEEYFKMVDKFVEMSKDNPQMAAMKSTYEDQKKQFAQLPKDSQEAACKPALEQMKQVMQAMPK; the protein is encoded by the coding sequence ATGAAAAAATCATTGTTGGCAATCGCCTTTTTAAGCGCTATGAGCATTTCAGCTACGGCAGCAGATCTTTCGCCTACTTGCGAAGAATATTTCAAAATGGTTGACAAATTTGTAGAAATGTCAAAAGATAACCCACAAATGGCAGCCATGAAGTCAACATACGAGGACCAGAAAAAACAATTTGCCCAACTTCCAAAAGATTCACAAGAGGCCGCTTGCAAGCCTGCACTCGAACAAATGAAACAAGTAATGCAAGCGATGCCTAAATAA